One part of the Methanomethylovorans hollandica DSM 15978 genome encodes these proteins:
- a CDS encoding disaggregatase related repeat-containing protein — MTLKLIESVLLAVLVAILLSASSSASTLSSNVGIAAGGDLTYLDQQNLDKYFQNLTQLGVTWVRWDIEWRAVEKERGIYNWETSDKVAKTAQKYGIKSLIIIHLPPEWAIQEGLYNENRQSPPKEFEDFAYFAKQVAIRYKESAYGPIEYFEIWNEPNLEGGWYPASNAESYAELLKLSYTAIKEGNPNARVISGGLAMAVTKDNNISPVDFINSLYEAGAKGYFDAIALHPYTYPAAPNSEVEWNGWKSIDSVREIMVKNGDSDKKIWITEYGAPTYGPGSKFEIITEGVFNYGSDYMSEEAQEEMFRQAIEFYNKKEFLGAFFPFNLFDKKISTTEKLNTEYYFGLIHDNGTKKPAYWVIKQALNTTSPAVSVSYIPKYDNRLRQSSPTSVLSTTTYLDVGKSTSCSRDLMFFDLSAYKTTDIISKATLSLYWYYPAGATHTSDTVVEVYRPVEWDPKYVSWNSRASGTLWSIAGGNWYDKNAVSQGTTPYASVTFSAGTVPDNKYHEFDVTQLVKEYVSGKYKNTGFFIKAKTESGNYIAFYSSEYSNAVMRPKLTITPSSGSTSIDYAPVANAGADKTATVGSAVSFDASASTDDKGIASYSWDFDVSNGINADATTKTTSKTYTIAGTYTVTLTVTDTAGQKSTDTLKVVVSNTPSSVSYIPTYDNRLRQSSPTTVLSTTTYLDVGRSTSSSRDVLLFDLSAYKTTDTISKATLSLYWYYPAAATRTSDTVVEVYRPVEWDPKYVTWNNRASGTPWSNAGGNWFDKNGVSQGTTPYASLTFAGSKAPDNKYYEFDVTQLVKEYVSGKYKNTGFFLKAKTESGNYIAFYSSEVSNDAQKPKLTITR; from the coding sequence ATGACATTAAAACTAATCGAAAGTGTTCTCTTGGCTGTATTGGTTGCAATACTGCTTTCTGCAAGTTCAAGTGCAAGTACATTGTCATCGAATGTTGGAATTGCTGCAGGTGGTGATTTGACGTATCTGGATCAACAAAATCTGGATAAATATTTCCAAAACCTAACACAACTAGGAGTAACTTGGGTCAGATGGGACATTGAATGGAGAGCTGTCGAAAAGGAACGTGGAATCTATAACTGGGAGACATCTGATAAAGTAGCAAAAACTGCTCAAAAATATGGCATCAAATCTCTTATAATAATACATCTGCCCCCAGAATGGGCTATTCAGGAAGGCCTTTATAATGAGAATCGCCAATCTCCCCCTAAAGAGTTCGAAGATTTTGCCTACTTTGCCAAGCAAGTAGCCATAAGATATAAAGAATCTGCCTATGGACCAATAGAATACTTTGAAATCTGGAATGAGCCAAATCTTGAAGGTGGATGGTACCCTGCCTCAAATGCAGAAAGTTATGCTGAATTGTTAAAGCTATCATACACTGCAATTAAAGAAGGAAACCCAAATGCTAGGGTTATATCAGGTGGGTTGGCAATGGCAGTTACTAAGGACAATAATATTTCTCCTGTAGATTTTATAAACTCGCTTTATGAAGCAGGAGCAAAAGGCTATTTTGATGCCATAGCTTTACATCCATATACCTATCCTGCAGCTCCAAATAGTGAAGTTGAGTGGAATGGATGGAAGTCTATTGATTCAGTTCGTGAAATAATGGTGAAAAATGGGGACAGTGACAAAAAAATATGGATCACTGAATATGGTGCTCCAACATATGGACCCGGCTCTAAGTTTGAAATCATCACAGAGGGTGTTTTTAACTATGGGTCTGACTATATGAGCGAAGAAGCTCAGGAAGAAATGTTCAGACAAGCAATAGAATTCTATAACAAAAAAGAGTTTTTAGGTGCGTTTTTCCCATTCAACCTTTTTGATAAGAAAATATCTACTACTGAAAAACTTAACACAGAATACTACTTTGGTCTAATTCACGACAACGGTACCAAAAAACCAGCATACTGGGTCATCAAGCAGGCATTAAATACAACAAGTCCAGCTGTTTCTGTTTCTTACATTCCTAAGTACGACAACCGACTGAGACAATCTTCTCCAACGAGTGTTCTTTCCACTACTACCTACCTCGATGTTGGAAAAAGTACATCGTGTAGCAGGGATTTGATGTTTTTCGACCTTAGTGCTTACAAGACAACTGATATAATATCAAAGGCAACTCTCTCACTATATTGGTATTACCCTGCAGGTGCTACCCATACTTCTGATACTGTAGTTGAAGTATACAGGCCTGTTGAATGGGACCCAAAATATGTGAGCTGGAACTCAAGGGCATCAGGAACTCTTTGGAGTATAGCAGGTGGAAACTGGTATGATAAGAATGCAGTATCTCAAGGTACTACACCTTATGCATCAGTAACATTCTCTGCTGGCACTGTGCCTGATAACAAGTACCATGAGTTTGATGTCACTCAGTTAGTAAAGGAGTATGTAAGTGGCAAATACAAGAACACTGGTTTCTTCATCAAAGCAAAGACTGAAAGTGGAAACTATATTGCATTCTACAGTTCAGAATATTCAAATGCTGTAATGAGACCTAAATTAACCATTACACCATCTTCAGGTTCAACTTCTATAGATTATGCTCCTGTTGCAAATGCAGGCGCTGACAAGACTGCAACGGTTGGTTCAGCTGTAAGTTTTGATGCAAGTGCTTCAACTGATGACAAAGGTATAGCTTCGTATTCATGGGATTTCGATGTGTCAAATGGAATAAACGCTGATGCAACTACAAAGACTACTTCAAAAACGTATACTATAGCAGGCACTTACACTGTAACTCTAACTGTTACAGATACAGCAGGACAGAAATCCACAGATACATTAAAAGTAGTTGTTAGTAATACACCAAGTTCTGTCTCTTATATACCTACTTACGACAACCGACTGAGACAATCTTCTCCAACTACTGTTCTTTCGACTACTACCTACCTTGATGTTGGAAGAAGCACAAGTAGCTCCAGAGATGTATTGTTGTTCGATCTTAGTGCGTACAAGACAACAGATACAATATCTAAAGCAACTCTCTCGCTTTACTGGTATTATCCTGCAGCAGCTACCCGCACTTCTGATACTGTAGTAGAAGTTTACAGGCCAGTGGAATGGGATCCCAAATATGTTACCTGGAACAACCGGGCTTCTGGTACTCCGTGGAGTAATGCAGGAGGAAATTGGTTCGATAAGAACGGTGTGTCACAAGGTACTACTCCATATGCTTCACTAACATTTGCAGGTAGTAAAGCACCTGATAACAAATATTATGAATTTGATGTAACCCAGCTTGTCAAAGAATATGTAAGTGGTAAATACAAGAACACTGGCTTCTTCCTGAAAGCAAAGACAGAAAGTGGAAATTACATTGCGTTCTACAGTTCTGAGGTATCAAATGATGCACAGAAACCAAAGTTAACTATAACACGTTAA
- a CDS encoding BPSL0067 family protein: MNVKRLEGITRIGVLLLCVFAIAIAPVQAAELKATTANINFLAGSQAQWKTYQTNPLHEYLMYDSTSNFDVVKRTAISKYFPLAKQYSNVIKVNEVTSRPASQANFDGQCVAFVKAVTKTPNIATGSWYRGRAVVKNGKVDPTIPIGTAIATFIYDSTKGRYVYSGHTALYGNPSSTGLNVWDQNYLNDKAVARHCISYTGTTRESNIKNYYVVNIQ, from the coding sequence ATGAATGTAAAAAGGTTGGAAGGAATAACCAGAATAGGTGTTTTGTTATTGTGTGTATTTGCGATTGCAATTGCACCAGTCCAGGCAGCAGAATTAAAGGCAACAACAGCCAATATTAATTTCTTGGCTGGTTCTCAGGCACAATGGAAAACATACCAAACAAATCCCTTACATGAATACCTCATGTATGACTCCACTTCTAATTTTGATGTTGTCAAGCGGACAGCAATATCTAAATATTTCCCTTTAGCCAAGCAATATTCCAATGTTATAAAGGTGAATGAAGTAACAAGCCGACCAGCATCACAAGCAAATTTCGATGGACAATGTGTAGCTTTTGTAAAAGCTGTCACTAAAACCCCAAATATAGCAACAGGTTCATGGTATAGAGGAAGGGCAGTTGTGAAAAATGGAAAGGTAGACCCAACTATACCAATTGGAACAGCGATAGCCACTTTTATATATGATTCGACAAAAGGTCGCTATGTATATAGTGGTCATACAGCACTATATGGCAATCCTTCTAGTACTGGACTAAACGTGTGGGATCAAAATTATCTAAATGACAAAGCAGTAGCAAGGCATTGCATATCATATACTGGAACTACCAGGGAATCCAATATCAAGAACTATTACGTTGTTAATATTCAATAA
- the csa3 gene encoding CRISPR-associated CARF protein Csa3 yields the protein MTDHTLITTLYTLEPVLICVTRLSPSKIIILTEEDTAEKKAQAEQILEATFGKVIEIKKAVTSLYDPVRVAQDVAALIEKEHAQGRKVQINVSGGRKPQAFGALFGAYARSDMVARIVYVTEEDNFIIDFPVLSFNISPTKKMILELVQNGTVAVESIAMSVGISKGMAYNHLRELKSMGYITDGDGYKITDSGRLAVI from the coding sequence ATGACAGACCATACTCTTATCACTACATTATATACTCTTGAACCAGTACTCATCTGTGTTACAAGGCTTTCTCCATCTAAAATAATTATCTTGACAGAAGAAGACACAGCTGAAAAAAAAGCTCAGGCGGAACAGATCCTGGAGGCTACTTTTGGTAAGGTCATAGAGATTAAAAAGGCAGTTACTTCTCTTTATGATCCTGTAAGAGTTGCTCAAGATGTAGCAGCTTTGATCGAAAAGGAACATGCTCAGGGAAGAAAAGTGCAGATAAATGTTTCCGGAGGCAGGAAGCCCCAGGCTTTTGGTGCTCTATTTGGTGCCTATGCACGTAGTGACATGGTAGCACGGATAGTGTATGTTACTGAGGAAGATAATTTCATCATCGATTTCCCTGTACTTAGTTTTAATATCTCTCCAACAAAGAAGATGATTTTAGAACTTGTCCAGAATGGCACAGTTGCAGTCGAGTCTATAGCAATGAGTGTAGGCATCTCTAAAGGAATGGCTTATAATCACCTAAGGGAACTGAAATCCATGGGATATATCACTGACGGGGATGGATATAAGATAACTGATTCCGGTAGACTTGCTGTGATATGA